The Candidatus Methylomirabilis sp. genomic sequence TCTGACGCCCCTCTACGATGGCCGCGGAGGCCTCCGCAACTTCGTGCAGGTGACGCGCGACAGCAGCGAGCGCAGGCACTCCCAGGAGCAGATCACGCGGTCGCTGAACGAGAAGGAGGTCCTCCTCAAGGAACTCCATCACCGCGTGAAGAACAATTTGCAGCTCGTCTCGAGCCTGCTCAACTTGCAGGCCGCCTCCGTGAAGGACACGCAGGCGCGGAGGCTGTTCGCGGAGAGCCAGACCCGCATCAGGTCCATGGCCCTGATCCATGAGATCCTGTATGCCTCGGAGGATCTGGCCAAGGTCAATTTCGGGGAATACGTCCCGCGGCTCGTCGCGCATCTGTGCCGCTCGTACGCCGTCGAGCGCGAGGCGGTCGACCTGCACATTCACGCCGACGAGGTGCTGGTGGGGGCGGAGAAGGCCATTCCGTGCGGGCTCATCATCAACGAGCTGGTCGCGAATGCGCTCAAACACGCCTTCCCGGCGGGAACGAGAGGCGAGATTCGGATCGACTTCCACCGTGACGGTGGCGGGAAGTGCGAACTCATCATCCAGGATACCGGGGTGGGATTTCCGGCCGATCTGGACGTTCGAAACGCCAAGTCGTCGGGGCTGCAATTGGTCTCCACCCTGGTCGATCAGCTGGGGGGGAGTGTGGAGTATCGGAGCGACAGGGGGGTGCAGGTGACGATGGGGTTCCCGGGATTGGAGGGTTGACAGAAGGGAGTTCGACGGTGGGGCACACGCAGATTCTGGTTGTCGAAGACGAGAACATCGTCGCAAAAGATCTGCAGCAGACCTTGCGGATGCTGGGGTACGGCGTGCCGGTGATTGCGACGTCCGGAGAAGAGGCGATAGAAAAAGCGGCCGCGACGCACCCGGATCTGGTGCTGATGGATATCAAATTGAAGGGGCGTCTCGATGGCGTGGCGGCCGCCCAGGAAATCGGCGATCGCCTCGATATCCCGGTCGTCTATCTCACCGCGTATGCGGATGAGCAGACGGTGCGCCGAGCGAAGGTGACGGAGCCGTTCGGCTATCTCGTCAAGCCCTTCGATGAGCGCAGTTTGCATGCGGCCGTCGAAGTGGCGCTCCATCGACACCGGATGCAGATGGCGCTGCGGAGTCTCGCCCATGTGGACGAGCTGACGGGATTGTACAACCGGCGCGGTTTTTTCGCGCACGCGCGGCAGCACCTGAAGGTCGCGCGGCGGACGAAAAGGGCGCTGTGGCTCATCTTCGTGGACCTCGACGGCTTCAAGGCGATCAATGATCGGTTCGGCCATCAGGAAGGGGATCTGGCGCTGATCGAGACGGCGGAGATCCTGCGGAGGACCTTTCGTGATTCCGACGTCGTCGCTCGCCTGGGTG encodes the following:
- a CDS encoding histidine kinase dimerization/phosphoacceptor domain -containing protein; the protein is LTPLYDGRGGLRNFVQVTRDSSERRHSQEQITRSLNEKEVLLKELHHRVKNNLQLVSSLLNLQAASVKDTQARRLFAESQTRIRSMALIHEILYASEDLAKVNFGEYVPRLVAHLCRSYAVEREAVDLHIHADEVLVGAEKAIPCGLIINELVANALKHAFPAGTRGEIRIDFHRDGGGKCELIIQDTGVGFPADLDVRNAKSSGLQLVSTLVDQLGGSVEYRSDRGVQVTMGFPGLEG
- a CDS encoding diguanylate cyclase; its protein translation is MGHTQILVVEDENIVAKDLQQTLRMLGYGVPVIATSGEEAIEKAAATHPDLVLMDIKLKGRLDGVAAAQEIGDRLDIPVVYLTAYADEQTVRRAKVTEPFGYLVKPFDERSLHAAVEVALHRHRMQMALRSLAHVDELTGLYNRRGFFAHARQHLKVARRTKRALWLIFVDLDGFKAINDRFGHQEGDLALIETAEILRRTFRDSDVVARLGGDEFTALGIHASDDSVQMMTARLEENLRAVNGGSGRRYELGFSVGVARFDPKGVGSIEELLAKADEALYEQKRSKQHSLQA